Part of the Chlamydia muridarum str. Nigg genome is shown below.
AGCCTTTTTTTTAGAAAGGAATCGTAATTTTTGGAATATAGATCCCTATTGTTTAGAGTCTATTTGTGCTTGTTTTATTTCTAATCAAGATCCTTTAAGTGCTGAACGGTTAGAGGTTTTGTTTCCACAACTATCTCAAGAGGATCTATTGGTTTTTGCTAAGTGCATTTTGTCATCAAAAAATGCAGAGTACCTTTTCTCGGATGCAGAAGAGAAAATTTTTGCTAAGCTAGCTCTTCCTCGCGTTTCCTTGGGGTGTAATCGAGCTGATGATTTGGCTAAGGTGTTAGTATTAGCCGAAGCCGGTTCCACTGCAAAAGAGCAGAAAGCTCGATACTATTCTTTATATTTGGATGTTCTAGCTTTGCGAGCCTATGTTGAGAGAGCGCGTTTAGTAAATGCAACTTGTGAAGTTGCTAGTCAAATAGATTTAGCAAGTATAGAGGCGATTAATACTATTCTTTTTGAAAAAGAAGGAGTTCGTTACCCCTCCAAAAAAGAGATGTTCGAAAGCCGATTTTCTGAGTTGGCAGCTGTTACAGATAGCAAGTTTGGAGTTTGCTTGGGGAGTGTTGTGCTTTATCAAGCTGTAGCTCAACGACTCAATCTCTCCCTTGAGGCTGTAACTCCTCCAGGCCATATTTATTTGCGTTATAAGGATGTGGTAAATATTGAAACGACTTCTGGGGGAAGGCATATTCCTACGGAAAAGTATTGTGAGTGTATACCGGAATCTCAGTTGCGAGTGCGATCGCAGGAAGAGCTGATAGGTTTAACCTTTATGAACCGGGGGGCTTTTTTTTTACAAAAAGGAGAATTTCTTCAAGCTTCTATAGCCTATGAGCAAGCCAAAAAGTATTTGGCGGATGAGCAGATCTCTGACTTGTTAGGTATAACATACATTCTTTTGGGCAAAAAAAAAGAGGGAGAGGATATTTTAAAAAAATCTTCAGAAAGGACTCGCAAAAGCTCGGCTATACACGATTATTTTGAACGCAATATTTCTCCTGAAATATTGGCAGTATTATTTGCTGATTCGGGTGTAACCTATCAAGAAACTTTGGATTATCACAAAAAACTTCTTGTGCTTGTTGAGAAGTTCCCTAGGAGTGGTGCTTTGAGATTACGACTTGCTGCGACAGCTTTGGAACTAGGATTAGTGAAGAAGGGGGAGCAGCTTTTAGAAAAGAGCGTGGAAGATGCTCCGGATGATCTCTTCTTGCGACTTCAGCTTTGTAAAATTCTTTGTAATAGGCACGACTATACGCGAGCAAAGCAACACTTTGATCAGGCTAAGAAGATCTTAGCTGAGGAAGGGATGCTTTCGGAAAAATCTTCCTATACTCTTTTAAAAATACTCGAGAAAAAACTAGCTCTTGTTTCTCCCCACTGATTTTTCTTTGTGCGCAAAGATCTTAACAAATTGAAAAATAAGGGCTTGGAGAATCTCTTAAAAGAGAGCGTTTTTTTCTAAAAAATTGCTTTAAATTTTTTTTTCAGTTAAAATAAACGCTAAATTATTTAAATCTAATAGTTTTTTTTGTTAACCAAGGATTTATTTTATTAAAACAAAGGCCCGGCTGAAAGCTATCGGAGGAAAGGTTCATGACAAAAATTTGTTCGACTAGTCAAGGGCTGGCAGCGTGTCGGATCGAGAGGATTAATCTTTTAGAAAAGAGTTTGAATCCAAGGAATGCAGCTCCAACAACGAAGAGATTAATAACGGTTGCTCTGGCTGCTATATCAGCCATCACTTTTCTAGTTATTGCAGGTTTGTTGTTTGTAGGGGTGCTTTGCTGTCCTGTACCACTCATTGCCTCTGCTTTACTTCTTGGGTTAGGAGCGTTCTTTTTGGGATGTACTGTGGTTGGGGGATTGCTAACTGTAGAGGCTGCAGCTAAAGATCGTTTATACCGATCGCAGGTTTTGTCATGGAACAATTTATGCTATAAAACAGCTGGGGTTATTCGAAACGGTTAATAATCTAAGAACATTGTGAGAAACTTGGTTTGTAAAAAGAAACCATGTGCTAGCTTGTTAGCTCTTAAAGGTGTTTTCATGGTTTAAGGAGGCTCTATGGAGTGTATTAGACTGTTTTGTAAGGATCACTTGTGCTTAGACAAGGTGACCAATCCTGTTTGCTCGTTGATCAAGAAAGGAAAAACTTGTGAGAAAGTGCAGATGGTCGCTGGTTGTATAGGGGTGATTTGCTCCATGGTTTGCTTAGCTTTAGGCATAGCCGCAGCAGGGACAGGTTTGCTTGGTGCATTTACTGTCAGTCTTGGTGTTGTAGCGCTTCTTTTGGGAATTGTTCTGTTTTGTATGTCTATTTATGACGTTTTGGAACGCCATGGTGGCTTAGGATGTCCCATAAAAATGACTAGGGAACCAGCTCCTGAACCAGCTCCTGAACCAGCTCCTGAACCAGCTCCTGAATTATCAGTGAAATTTACTAAAGGCAAGGATGGGCAGGAGGACTGTGCTGTTATTGTTGGGTGTCGCAAGTAAGGTGAGATGTGATGATACAGAGTATAGAGAGAGAGGGTACTTTTATTGAAAGTCACCACAGGCCCTGTGATTCCTTGAAGCATAAAGCGAAGGCAGCTTTCGGTATTGCTAAACTGATAGCTGCTCTAGTTGCGCTCATTTTGAATGGGGCTTTATTCGCTCTTTCAGTAATTGCTGTATGTGTTGGATCTACCCCAGCAAGTCCTTTAGTAGGATTAGCTGCAACAACTCTAGCAAGTTTTTTATGTGCTGCTCGTGTTTTGTTCTTAATTACTAAAGATCGAGGGTGGGTGTAATCGTCTGCCTAATAAACGGAAAAATATTTGATAAATGGATGGGAGAATGGTCTGTTGCGGAAAAATTTTGTTAGGAGAACAACAAACGCTGCCTACTGTAGAGAGGAGCCCTTCGTCAATTTGTGCGATAACGGTTAAGAAGACCGCTCTATTAGCTGTTTCTTTATTTGCTGTGCTCACAGCAGGGAGTTTGGCTGTATTGTCGGGGCTTGTGTTGTTTAGTGGAACTGCGTCATTCCTACCATATTTGCTGATATTTGCTGCGGCTTTGTTTGGCTTTGTTTGTGCTTCTATAGTGTTGGTGAAATGTATTTCATCGGTTGTTCAAGATGTTAAAAAGAAAGAGAAAGCTCCAGAATCCATTCCGATGAGCGATCTTAGCTCCTCTTCTAGTTCTTCTGAATTGGAGAAACTTGTTGATTCAAGTTCCAGCCTTGGTAGTATTTTATGTTCTATAGGAGACTGTGTTGATGAAGCATTTGGGTCTCGGAACAATGAGCTGCGGGCTATGCGGGCTAGAGCAAATAGCTGTTAATGAAAGAAGGGGAGGGGAGCCTCTTCTTTTTTATCATTTTAGGAGCATTTTGATTTGTCCCTGTAATAAGGTTATCTTGTCGCAGGGATTTTTCTTTTTTAAAGTCGCATGATTTGTAAGGGCATAGAGTTTCTGTATGGAAGACTTTGCCTTTAAATTAGGATAGAAAAATTGGCAAAGGCACTCACTCTGAAGAGTGCCTTAATCGTGAGCGAAGGATCAAATATTTTAGGCGGAAGAATCAGAATAAGATTGAGAGAGCGCTTTTGTTATATTGGCGTAAAGTTTTTCATTTTCTTCTATTTGCGATGCGATCTGCTCACTTAATGTTTTGGAGGCTTGCGAAAGGTTATTGATTTCTGCTCGTAATTTATCTCGAATATCTTGCAGATCTTGAACAATCTTTAGTAAATCTTCTTTATTCTCAGCCAAACGGCGAACTTCCTCAGTCAATGGGACGATCTCTTTTATCTCTTCTTTTAATGATAGGATAGTACTTTTGAGACTCTGCACGGTTTCTTGAGAAAAAATTTGACGAAGATCCTCTGCAGAATTTTTATAGTCCTCCAGTAGGTCCTCAAACCCTTGATGGGAAGATTGAAAATCTTGTAGGAGATTATGAAAATCTAGGGATACATCAGAGAGGTCTTTGGAGGTTGTTGCGAAATCTTTTGATAACCCTAAAAATTCCTTTTGAACAGATTTTAACAAGAAATTTACTTCTTTTAGAGACGCAACCTCTTGTTGAAGCTCTTTGTATAGACGTAATGGAGCCGTTTTGCATAAGTAGAGAGCATTTCCTAATAAGGAAATGATAAATACCGCAATAAGAACTAGGGCAACTTGTGGAGCTATCAGAAAACCAATAGCATGCCCTAAGATAGCCAGAAAGCCTATTATGCTTAAGATAGCTAAGGAAACAAAAGCAGCCACTCGTTGAACAGTTTCTATTAATGAGGGCTTATAGAGTGATGAGCTTCTTTTTGTGCAGGCTGTTGAACTGGTATGTGTTGGGGGATAGCAAGATAGAGGCATCTCAACTAGAGTAGGTGATGTCATAAGTACTTGCGTATTTTAAAATTTATTGTAAGCAGATTGTAGGGTTTTTTATATAAAAAATTCTATGTGAAAATAGGTTGTGATTTGACTATAAAATGTTTGTTTTATAGTAGATACACTCTATTGCATAGCATGTGAAAATCCTTGGTAATAGAAAATAGTTTTCTTGATACCGGATTAAGCCGCCTCTCAAAGATCTCTGTTCAAGAAAAGAAAGGGAAATAAGCTCAAGATAGGGGATAGGGAACTCTTGTGTTTCCCTAAAATAAATTACCATTGTACACTTTCCTCTTGTCATGAAGAGTGAAAAATTTTGATTACAGGGGTGATACCTGTATCAGCGTCTCTAGAGAAGAAAGAGAGAGAAAGATCATGAAAAAACAAGGGGTGTTAATTGCTCCATCTATTATGGGGGCCGACTTGGCTTGCCTAGGGGATGCAGCACGAAATATAGAAGAGTCTGGGGCAAATCTTATTCATATAGATGTCATGGATGGGCATTTTGTTCCGAATATTACCTTTGGTCCCGGTATTATTGCCGCAATCAATCGGTCAACAGATCTATTCCTTGAAGTTCATGCTATGATTTATACGCCGTTTGAATTTGTAGAGGCTTTTGTTAAAGCTGGAGCAGATCGTATTATTGTGCACTTTGAGGCAGCAGAAAACCTTAAAGAAATTCTTGATTATATTCGAAAATGTGGAGTGCAGGCAGGGATCGCTTTTTCTCCAGAGACTTCTATTGAGTTCATCTCGGCTTTTATACCTTTGTGTGATGTCATTCTACTTATGTCTGTACAACCGGGATTTTGTGGTCAAAAATTTATTCCTGATACGATAGAAAAGATTCGATTTGTTAGACAGGCAATACAAACTCTTGGGAAAGAGGGAAGTTGCTTGATCGAAGTTGACGGTGGTATTGATGAGGAGTCTGCCCGAGCATGTAGAGAAGCCGGTGCCGATATTTTGGTTGCCGCTTCTTATTTTTTTAAAAAAGACTCTATAAATATGAAAGAAAAAGTTTTGTTACTTCAAGGGGAAGAACATGGTGCTAAGTAGCCAACTCTCAGTAGGGATGTTTATCTCTACAAAAGATGGCCTGTATAAAGTGGTTTCTGTTTCAAAAGTTTCAGGAAGCAAGGGAGATACCTTTATTAAGGTGGCTCTTCAGGCCGCAGGATCTGACGTTGTTGTCGAAAGAAATTTTAAGGCAGGTCAAGAGGTTAAAGAGGCTCAATTTGAACCAAGAAATTTAGAATACTTATATCTGGAAGAGGATAATTACTTATTTTTAGACTTAGGAAATTACGAGAAAATTTATATTCCAAAAGAAATTATGAAAGAAAACGCTATGTTTTTAAAGGCTGGTGTTACTATTTCTGCACTAGTGCATGAAGGAATCGTTTTTTCAATGGAATTACCTCACTTTTTAGAGCTAATGGTTTCTAAAACAGATTTTCCTGGAGATTCTTTGTCTTTATCTGGAGGAGCTAAGAAGGCTCTTTTGGAAACAGGAGTAGAGGTTTTGGTTCCTCCTTTCGTGGAAATAGGAGATGTTATTAAGGTCGATACGCGTACGTGTGAATATATCCAACGCGTCTAAATTGAGGATAACATGGATTTAAAGCAGATAGAAAAACTCATGATTGCTATGGGCCGCAATAAAATGAAGCGCATAGCGATTAAACGTGACGGTTTTGAGCTGGAGTTAGAGAGAGACACCGGGCCAAATATTCAAGAACCTGTTTTTTATGATAATCGATTGTTTGCTGGGTTTACTCAAGAAAGACCTATCCCTTCAGATCAAAATCTTGGTAATCCGATTGTCAAAGAAGTAGGGGAGAAGAAGGAAGATAAACCTGTTGAGGGAGATTTTATTGTTTCTCCATTGGTAGGCACTTTTTATGGGGCTCCTTCTCCTGAATCTCCGGCATTTGTTAAGCCTGGAGATATTGTTTCTGAAGATACGGTTGTTTGTATCGTAGAAGCTATGAAGGTGATGAATGAAGTGAAGGCAGGAATGGCTGGTCGTGTAGAGGAGGTATTAATTACCAACGGCGATCCAGTTCAATTTGGTTCTAAGTTATTCCGTATAGTTAAGGCTTAGTTAATGAAGAAAGTTTTAATTGCAAATAGAGGCGAAATAGCTGTTCGGATCATTCGGGCATGTCATGATTTGGGATTGTCTACTGTTGCCATATATTCTGTAGCAGACCAAGAAGCTCTACATGTGCTTCTAGCTGATGAGGCTGTTTGTATTGGTGAAGCACAGGCTGCCAAGTCTTATCTCAAGATCGCAAATATTTTAGCTGCTTGTGAGATTACCGGAGCAGATGCCGTGCATCCTGGTTATGGCTTTTTAAGCGAAAATGCAAATTTTGCGTCTATTTGTGAAAGTTGTGGGTTAACATTTATTGGCCCTAGTGCGGAATCTATAGCAACTATGGGAGATAAAGTTGCTGCTAAGCAGTTGGCAAAAAAAATTAAGTGTCCGGTCATCCCTGGGTCTGATGGTGTCGTTAAGGATGAAGTCGAAGGGATAAGAATTGCTGAAAAAATAGGGTTCCCAATTGTTATCAAAGCCGTCGCAGGAGGCGGAGGGCGAGGGATACGCATCGTTAGAGAAAAAGATGAATTTTATAGGGCTTTTACTGCTGCTCGAGCTGAGGCTGAATCTGGCTTTAACAATCCCGATGTGTACATTGAAAAATTTATTGAAAACCCAAGGCATTTAGAGGTCCAGGTCATTGGGGATAAATACGGAAACTATGTGTATCTTGGCGAACGAGATTGTACTGTACAAAGGCGTCGACAAAAATTAATAGAAGAGACTCCGAGCCCCATTTTAACCCCTGAAATGAGAGCTAAGGTTGGGAAGGTTGCTGTTGATTTAGCAAGAAGCGCGGGGTATTTTTCTGTTGGAACTGTGGAATTTTTATTAGACGCAGAGAAACGATTTTACTTCATGGAAATGAATACCCGTATTCAGGTGGAACACACTATTACGGAAGAAATAACGGGAATAGACTTGCTAAAAGCACAAATTAGCGTTGCAAAAGGAGAAAAACTTCCTTGGAAGCAGAAGAATATTGAATTTACAGGACATGTTATTCAATGCCGAATCAATGCCGAAGATCCATGTAATAATTTTGCTCCATCTCCGGGGCGGTTAGATTACTACCTTCCTCCAGCAGGCCCCTCAGTTCGAGTAGACGGAGCTTGTTATAGTGGTTACGCGATACCTCCTTACTATGATTCAATGATTGCTAAAGTGATCACAAAAGGGAAAACTCGAGAAGAAGCAATAGCCATTATGAAAAGAGCTTTAAAGGAGTTTCATATTGGCGGCGTTCATTCCACGATTCCTTTTCACCAATTTATGTTGGATAATCCTAAATTCATCCACTCTGATTACGATATCAATTATGTAGATCGGCTTTTAGCAGAAGGCAGTACTTTTTTGAAGTTAGCAGAAGGTGACTAATAGATTTTTTAGTTGCCTAGATATTTATAGCCAGTAAAAAAATGCTGTTGTTTTAGAGACAAAAGAGAAGAGATTTTTTTTGAATTTTTCTTTTCTAAATTCTTTAGAAGGCAAATAGTGCTGCTTTTTGTTTGGAAAAAATAATCATCAAAATTATAATCATTCCCTCTGATAAGGTGATTTAAGTTATGGAAAAAAGAAAAGATACGAAAACGACCCTAGCGAAGGCTTCGGACGATCAAAACAAAGCCTGGTATGTAATTAATGCCGAAGGGAAGACCTTAGGGAGACTATCTTCAGAAGTCGCGAAGATCCTGAGAGGTAAGCATAAAGTTACTTTCACTCCTCACGTAGCGATGGGAGATGGTGTCATCGTGATTAACGCTGAGAAAGTGCGTTTGACTGGCGCAAAAAGAGCTCAGAAGGTGTATCACTATTACACAGGATTTATTTCCGGAATGCGAGAAGTTCCTTTTGAGAACATGATCGCAAGAAAGCCTGCGTATGTTATCGAACATGCTGTTAAAGGAATGTTGCCTAAAACTAAACTTGGAAGACGTCAAATGAAGTCTTTGAGAGTTGTGAAAGGTAGTTCTTACGCACAGTATGAAGCCATCAAACCAATTGTTTTAGACGCGTAATTTGGGGTAATTTGTGACAAAAAATACGATACAAGAGTCTGTAGCAACAGGAAGAAGAAAGCAGGCTGTTTCTAGCGTTCGCCTCCGTTCTGGAAATGGAAAGATTGATGTAAATGGAAAAACTTTAGAGCAATATTTCCCACTAGAGGTACAGAGAGCAACGATTTTGGCTCCGCTCAAAATGCTCGGAGATGTAAATAGTTTTGATTTGATTATCCGAGTAAGTGGTGGTGGCGTTCAAGGTCAAGTTATTGCTACTCGATTAGGGTTGGCCAGAGCTGTCTTACAAGAAAAAGAGGATATGAAGCAAGAGTTGAAATCTCAAGGATTTTTAACTCGAGATCCTCGTAAGAAAGAACGTAAGAAATACGGTCGCAAGAAAGCTCGTAAGAGTTTCCAATTCTCCAAACGATAAGATCACTACTTGTCAGATATTTGTGTCAGAAAAGCCTTCTTTTATTTTTAAAAGAAGGCTTTTCTGTTTTTCGGCATCCCAAATACAGCTTCTCGGGTCTGATTTTCAAAATAAAACGTATTTCTCTTGAAGAAAGAGTCTTCTCCTAAGATGACTTTTTCCACCATCCCTTTTTTTTCTGAGGCGTGCATGAATTGGTTTTCTGCGGTTTTTATCATGACGTGGTTAATCTGTCCCGTGGTCTCTTTTTTAAGAAAGATCAGTCCTCCTATAGGTAAGGAAAAGAAATTTTTTATCGACAAGCAATCTTTATACTGGTCTCTAGCGTTGCGAGGGATATTTCTTCCAGTTGCTTGATAAAGCAGTTGAACAAAGCCTGAGCAGTCTACTCCATTATGGGGGAGTTGTTTGTGAATGCATCTTCCACCCCAAACATAGGGAGTTTTTATAAGCTGTTCCGCAAAGTCTACTAGATCATTTGAAGAGAGGGGATGGTCTAAGAACTGAAAGTTTTTAGTAAGACAAAACCCTTTTGGATGATTACTTTTATAAAAAAAATTTAATAATGCTATGCCATCAGAGGATAGAGATACTTGATTCGAACTATTTATGTGAAGTGGGGATGCAAATGGTATCGGGATGTGCCAGGGTTCTAAGAAAGCTTCCTGAGAGCAAACAACAGCATTAGGAGTAGAGATTTGAGGAGCCAAAAGGGGGATCTTTTTAAGGGAATCTCCTGGATAAGGCTGCCAGGAGGAAGAAAAGAATAGCTGGGAATAAGCATAGAACCGATTATTGTACTTACCTATCCTTTCTCCAAACAAAATTTGAGTTTCTATGCCTTCGGAATTTGATAATAGATCACAAACAGGGGAAAGCAAGGCATAGAACACAGGACCACCTTAGCAGAAAATTCGCAAGAAGACTGTAGATAAGCGATCTACTTCCCCCGAACTATATCAAAAAAAATTTTCGTACGCTACTCTTCGCAGTCACAACCATCATAGCAGTCACAGTCACAACAATCGCAACAACTTTTCTTATGAATGGTATAGTTAGATTCAGGAAGAGCATCTAAAATGTTCTTAAACACCTGCTGGGTGGGAGCATTAGCATCAATAGTGATGAGTCTTTGCAGAGCTGCATAATAATCCAAAACAGGCTGTGTTTCTTGTTTATAGGTCTGAATTCTATCAAGAATCACTTCTGGAGTGTCATCAGATCTACGAGTTAGCTCTACTAAACATTTAGGACATCGAGAGAATCCTTGTTGTTTGTTATAAATACCCTGACAAGACGGACAGATGTAGCGAGAAGTTAAGCGATTGAGGACTTCTTCATCAGAAATATCTAAAAGGATGATTTTATAATCAGGGAAATAGGAGCAGAGAAACTCATTCAACAGTTTGGCTTGAGCGACTGTTCTTGGGAAGCCATCTAAAATGGCGCCATTTTCTGAACGAGATAAAAAGGAAAGTTTTCGTAATAAAGTATCTTGTTGTAACTCATCAAGTTTTTCATGGACTAACTTCCAGACTAATTGATCTGGTAACAATTTGCCCTGATCTAAGTAGGATTTGATTTCTTGGCCAAGTGGTGTGTTTTGGGAAACCGCATTTCTGAGTAAGTCCCCGGAGCTGATATGCTGGAGAGACAATTGAGATGCTAATAACTTTGACTGGGTGCCTTTTCCGGATCCCGGGGCTCCCATGATGATAAGAAAGAGGGGGGATCGATCCATACTAATACAATACCTTAAAGCCCGATACAAAGAATTTAGGGGCCTTGTAAAATGTACACGAGTTTTTATTTTTCTGAAACATAAGTTGTGTAAAAAATCTATAAAAGATTTTTAATTAGGAAAGGCTTTTTTTATAAAAAGCTTTAGGTCAAAATAGTTGTCATAGATTTTTGCAACACTAATGATGGGTAGGGAGTAGTGGAGCACTATTTACTGACAGCAAAATTACTTCTTCGCGGATGCGGATATACTCTATTTATTACAGCGATTTCTTTGGTGTGTGGGTTCGTCCTTGGTTGGGGTATAGGAACAGTTAATTCACGTTATTTCCCTTGTCGAATTGCAAAATTTTTAGGGAATTTTTATGTGATGGCTGTACGAGGTACACCTCTATTTATTCAAATCTTAATTGTCTATTTTGGTTTGCCCTCTTTGATAAAAGTAAATTTGTCTCCGCTTGTTGCTGGACTGATTGCTTTGACTTTCAATTCCGCTGCTTATCTATCAGAAAATGTTCGCGGAGGGATCAATGCCATTCCTATTCAACAATGGGAGGCTGCAAAGGTATTAGGGTATAAAGCATCCCAAATATTTTGGCATATTCTGTATCCGCAGGTGTTTAAGAATATCCTTCCTTCTTTAACGAATGAATTTGTTTCCTTGATTAAGGAAAGCAGCATTCTTATGGTAGTTGGAGTTCCTGAATTAACGAAGGTAACAAA
Proteins encoded:
- a CDS encoding adenylate kinase, whose translation is MDRSPLFLIIMGAPGSGKGTQSKLLASQLSLQHISSGDLLRNAVSQNTPLGQEIKSYLDQGKLLPDQLVWKLVHEKLDELQQDTLLRKLSFLSRSENGAILDGFPRTVAQAKLLNEFLCSYFPDYKIILLDISDEEVLNRLTSRYICPSCQGIYNKQQGFSRCPKCLVELTRRSDDTPEVILDRIQTYKQETQPVLDYYAALQRLITIDANAPTQQVFKNILDALPESNYTIHKKSCCDCCDCDCYDGCDCEE
- a CDS encoding C40 family peptidase → MFYALLSPVCDLLSNSEGIETQILFGERIGKYNNRFYAYSQLFFSSSWQPYPGDSLKKIPLLAPQISTPNAVVCSQEAFLEPWHIPIPFASPLHINSSNQVSLSSDGIALLNFFYKSNHPKGFCLTKNFQFLDHPLSSNDLVDFAEQLIKTPYVWGGRCIHKQLPHNGVDCSGFVQLLYQATGRNIPRNARDQYKDCLSIKNFFSLPIGGLIFLKKETTGQINHVMIKTAENQFMHASEKKGMVEKVILGEDSFFKRNTFYFENQTREAVFGMPKNRKAFF
- the rplM gene encoding 50S ribosomal protein L13 — its product is MEKRKDTKTTLAKASDDQNKAWYVINAEGKTLGRLSSEVAKILRGKHKVTFTPHVAMGDGVIVINAEKVRLTGAKRAQKVYHYYTGFISGMREVPFENMIARKPAYVIEHAVKGMLPKTKLGRRQMKSLRVVKGSSYAQYEAIKPIVLDA
- a CDS encoding amino acid ABC transporter permease, translating into MEHYLLTAKLLLRGCGYTLFITAISLVCGFVLGWGIGTVNSRYFPCRIAKFLGNFYVMAVRGTPLFIQILIVYFGLPSLIKVNLSPLVAGLIALTFNSAAYLSENVRGGINAIPIQQWEAAKVLGYKASQIFWHILYPQVFKNILPSLTNEFVSLIKESSILMVVGVPELTKVTKDIVARELNPMEMYLICAGLYLVMTSAFSYFARLSEKESA
- a CDS encoding transglutaminase family protein, whose protein sequence is MWKHWIRIIGIGSLLSPTVLLALGEKTPAFFLERNRNFWNIDPYCLESICACFISNQDPLSAERLEVLFPQLSQEDLLVFAKCILSSKNAEYLFSDAEEKIFAKLALPRVSLGCNRADDLAKVLVLAEAGSTAKEQKARYYSLYLDVLALRAYVERARLVNATCEVASQIDLASIEAINTILFEKEGVRYPSKKEMFESRFSELAAVTDSKFGVCLGSVVLYQAVAQRLNLSLEAVTPPGHIYLRYKDVVNIETTSGGRHIPTEKYCECIPESQLRVRSQEELIGLTFMNRGAFFLQKGEFLQASIAYEQAKKYLADEQISDLLGITYILLGKKKEGEDILKKSSERTRKSSAIHDYFERNISPEILAVLFADSGVTYQETLDYHKKLLVLVEKFPRSGALRLRLAATALELGLVKKGEQLLEKSVEDAPDDLFLRLQLCKILCNRHDYTRAKQHFDQAKKILAEEGMLSEKSSYTLLKILEKKLALVSPH
- the accC gene encoding acetyl-CoA carboxylase biotin carboxylase subunit — encoded protein: MKKVLIANRGEIAVRIIRACHDLGLSTVAIYSVADQEALHVLLADEAVCIGEAQAAKSYLKIANILAACEITGADAVHPGYGFLSENANFASICESCGLTFIGPSAESIATMGDKVAAKQLAKKIKCPVIPGSDGVVKDEVEGIRIAEKIGFPIVIKAVAGGGGRGIRIVREKDEFYRAFTAARAEAESGFNNPDVYIEKFIENPRHLEVQVIGDKYGNYVYLGERDCTVQRRRQKLIEETPSPILTPEMRAKVGKVAVDLARSAGYFSVGTVEFLLDAEKRFYFMEMNTRIQVEHTITEEITGIDLLKAQISVAKGEKLPWKQKNIEFTGHVIQCRINAEDPCNNFAPSPGRLDYYLPPAGPSVRVDGACYSGYAIPPYYDSMIAKVITKGKTREEAIAIMKRALKEFHIGGVHSTIPFHQFMLDNPKFIHSDYDINYVDRLLAEGSTFLKLAEGD
- a CDS encoding IncA family protein, whose product is MTSPTLVEMPLSCYPPTHTSSTACTKRSSSLYKPSLIETVQRVAAFVSLAILSIIGFLAILGHAIGFLIAPQVALVLIAVFIISLLGNALYLCKTAPLRLYKELQQEVASLKEVNFLLKSVQKEFLGLSKDFATTSKDLSDVSLDFHNLLQDFQSSHQGFEDLLEDYKNSAEDLRQIFSQETVQSLKSTILSLKEEIKEIVPLTEEVRRLAENKEDLLKIVQDLQDIRDKLRAEINNLSQASKTLSEQIASQIEENEKLYANITKALSQSYSDSSA
- the rpe gene encoding ribulose-phosphate 3-epimerase, whose product is MKKQGVLIAPSIMGADLACLGDAARNIEESGANLIHIDVMDGHFVPNITFGPGIIAAINRSTDLFLEVHAMIYTPFEFVEAFVKAGADRIIVHFEAAENLKEILDYIRKCGVQAGIAFSPETSIEFISAFIPLCDVILLMSVQPGFCGQKFIPDTIEKIRFVRQAIQTLGKEGSCLIEVDGGIDEESARACREAGADILVAASYFFKKDSINMKEKVLLLQGEEHGAK
- the incE gene encoding inclusion membrane protein IncE, translated to MECIRLFCKDHLCLDKVTNPVCSLIKKGKTCEKVQMVAGCIGVICSMVCLALGIAAAGTGLLGAFTVSLGVVALLLGIVLFCMSIYDVLERHGGLGCPIKMTREPAPEPAPEPAPEPAPELSVKFTKGKDGQEDCAVIVGCRK
- the incF gene encoding inclusion membrane protein IncF, translating into MIQSIEREGTFIESHHRPCDSLKHKAKAAFGIAKLIAALVALILNGALFALSVIAVCVGSTPASPLVGLAATTLASFLCAARVLFLITKDRGWV
- the rpsI gene encoding 30S ribosomal protein S9 — translated: MTKNTIQESVATGRRKQAVSSVRLRSGNGKIDVNGKTLEQYFPLEVQRATILAPLKMLGDVNSFDLIIRVSGGGVQGQVIATRLGLARAVLQEKEDMKQELKSQGFLTRDPRKKERKKYGRKKARKSFQFSKR
- a CDS encoding elongation factor P — encoded protein: MVLSSQLSVGMFISTKDGLYKVVSVSKVSGSKGDTFIKVALQAAGSDVVVERNFKAGQEVKEAQFEPRNLEYLYLEEDNYLFLDLGNYEKIYIPKEIMKENAMFLKAGVTISALVHEGIVFSMELPHFLELMVSKTDFPGDSLSLSGGAKKALLETGVEVLVPPFVEIGDVIKVDTRTCEYIQRV
- the incD gene encoding inclusion membrane protein IncD, with the protein product MTKICSTSQGLAACRIERINLLEKSLNPRNAAPTTKRLITVALAAISAITFLVIAGLLFVGVLCCPVPLIASALLLGLGAFFLGCTVVGGLLTVEAAAKDRLYRSQVLSWNNLCYKTAGVIRNG
- the accB gene encoding acetyl-CoA carboxylase biotin carboxyl carrier protein, with the protein product MDLKQIEKLMIAMGRNKMKRIAIKRDGFELELERDTGPNIQEPVFYDNRLFAGFTQERPIPSDQNLGNPIVKEVGEKKEDKPVEGDFIVSPLVGTFYGAPSPESPAFVKPGDIVSEDTVVCIVEAMKVMNEVKAGMAGRVEEVLITNGDPVQFGSKLFRIVKA